One Cellulomonas sp. Y8 DNA segment encodes these proteins:
- the ribH gene encoding 6,7-dimethyl-8-ribityllumazine synthase has protein sequence MSGSGAPTITTDGSGLRVAVVAASWHTTVMDGLLAGSRRALAAAGVTDVREVRVPGTFELPVAAGRLARSGDYDAVVALGVVIRGGTPHFDYVCQAATSGLTDVAAQTGVPVGFGVLTCDDEAQALDRAGLEGSHEDKGAEAAEAAVATVVALRGL, from the coding sequence ATGAGCGGCAGCGGCGCTCCCACCATCACCACCGACGGCAGCGGCCTGCGGGTCGCCGTCGTCGCGGCCAGCTGGCACACCACCGTCATGGACGGCCTGCTCGCCGGCTCCCGGCGGGCGCTCGCCGCCGCCGGCGTCACCGACGTCCGGGAGGTGCGCGTGCCCGGCACGTTCGAGCTCCCGGTCGCGGCCGGCCGGCTCGCCCGGTCCGGGGACTACGACGCGGTCGTCGCGCTCGGCGTCGTCATCCGCGGCGGCACCCCGCACTTCGACTACGTCTGCCAGGCGGCGACCTCCGGCCTGACCGACGTCGCCGCGCAAACGGGCGTCCCCGTGGGGTTCGGCGTGCTCACCTGCGACGACGAGGCCCAGGCGCTCGACCGCGCGGGGCTCGAGGGCTCGCACGAGGACAAGGGCGCGGAGGCGGCGGAGGCGGCGGTCGCGACCGTCGTCGCGCTGCGCGGGCTGTGA
- the rpe gene encoding ribulose-phosphate 3-epimerase has translation MHAQISPSILSADFTNLERDLHRISRADWAHVDVMDNHFVPNLTLGLPVVRRIIEVSPVPIDVHLMIEAADRWAVDYAHAGAASVTFHAEAAQAAVRLAREIRAAGARASIALRPASPVEPLLDLLPEFDMVLVMTVEPGFGGQAFIEGTLPKIRRLRAAIDEQGAGTWIQVDGGVSRDTVETVAAAGANVFVAGSAVYGAEDPNAEIDALRGLADGALARR, from the coding sequence GTGCACGCGCAGATCAGCCCCAGCATCCTGTCCGCCGACTTCACCAACCTCGAGCGCGACCTGCACCGGATCAGCCGGGCCGACTGGGCGCACGTGGACGTCATGGACAACCACTTCGTCCCCAACCTCACGCTCGGGCTGCCCGTCGTGCGGCGGATCATCGAGGTGTCGCCGGTGCCGATCGACGTGCACCTCATGATCGAGGCCGCCGACCGGTGGGCCGTCGACTACGCGCACGCCGGCGCCGCGTCCGTCACGTTCCACGCGGAGGCCGCGCAGGCCGCCGTCCGGCTGGCCCGGGAGATCCGCGCGGCCGGCGCCCGGGCGAGCATCGCGCTGCGGCCGGCGTCGCCCGTCGAGCCGCTGCTGGACCTGCTGCCGGAGTTCGACATGGTGCTGGTGATGACCGTCGAGCCCGGGTTCGGCGGCCAGGCGTTCATCGAGGGCACGCTGCCCAAGATCCGCCGGCTGCGCGCCGCGATCGACGAGCAGGGCGCCGGCACGTGGATCCAGGTCGACGGCGGGGTGTCGCGCGACACCGTCGAGACCGTGGCCGCGGCGGGCGCCAACGTGTTCGTCGCGGGGTCCGCCGTCTACGGAGCCGAGGACCCGAACGCGGAGATCGACGCGCTCCGCGGCCTCGCGGACGGCGCGCTGGCGCGGCGCTGA
- a CDS encoding phosphoribosyl-ATP diphosphatase, with translation MKTFDALFAELTEKAATRPAGSGTVKELDAGVHAIGKKIVEEAAEVWMAAEHEGDARTAEEISQLLYHLQVLMVAKGLTLEDVYSHL, from the coding sequence GTGAAGACGTTCGACGCGCTGTTCGCTGAGCTCACCGAGAAGGCGGCCACCCGGCCCGCAGGATCGGGCACCGTCAAGGAGCTGGACGCCGGCGTCCATGCGATCGGCAAGAAGATCGTCGAGGAGGCCGCCGAGGTCTGGATGGCCGCCGAGCACGAGGGCGACGCCCGCACCGCCGAGGAGATCTCCCAGCTCCTCTACCACCTGCAGGTGCTCATGGTCGCGAAGGGCCTGACGCTCGAGGACGTGTACTCCCACCTCTGA
- a CDS encoding HNH endonuclease signature motif containing protein has product MADDQRERVDPPPGGAVLPCGCGCTCGGTERAAGPADPVDAAADAGAQAAVVAEYLDPAQPDAFRIPCALDETPTGVPLVRLLSALDLPSLSAFDLTELAAAYLRVAGWAHAGLARAAAALHRTPNMPHPRLTDHQNRAEQLTMPLRATAMALSMRLNRSPQEMLALVREGLAYDHHLAATGRALADGRIAVPAARAVAASLGELPWQIAQAVEDRVLPRATDRTTGQVRRDVARALLEVDPEHAADRHAAAQASRMVTHPRALPDQLAEMRLVLPAPEAVAIDTVLESCARTARAAGDPRTLDQLRADGLTDLLLASPAGALPPIDRPDTHAPGGAPAGSAPGGTAAHAGASAATASTRTGASAPTTPARSRTTGPRDARTHVVVTVPLSTLLGQDEKPADLAGYGAIDATAARALALGGTWQRLVTDDLTGAVLDVGRTTYRPPAALAAHVRYRDSTCTGPGCSVPAARCELDHTKPWHPEPAATGEDPDPPGATSDRNLGPVCTRHHHAKHELGLTLRQREPGVFDWTDPTGHVYRTRPGLDAPTEHLTAPRRVREARRGRGRPHHGGAVRPGTGTTDEAPPPSPWSTDEAPPF; this is encoded by the coding sequence ATGGCAGATGACCAGCGCGAACGCGTCGATCCGCCGCCCGGCGGGGCGGTCCTGCCGTGCGGCTGCGGGTGCACCTGCGGCGGCACTGAGCGCGCCGCCGGACCGGCCGACCCGGTGGATGCCGCCGCCGATGCAGGGGCGCAGGCCGCGGTCGTCGCGGAGTACCTGGACCCCGCGCAGCCCGACGCCTTCCGGATCCCGTGCGCGCTCGACGAGACGCCGACGGGTGTGCCCCTCGTGCGGCTGCTGAGCGCCCTCGACCTGCCGTCGCTCTCCGCGTTCGACCTGACCGAGCTCGCGGCCGCGTACCTCCGCGTCGCGGGCTGGGCGCACGCCGGGCTCGCCCGGGCTGCTGCGGCGCTGCACCGCACCCCGAACATGCCGCACCCGAGGCTGACCGACCACCAGAACCGTGCCGAGCAGCTCACCATGCCCCTGCGCGCCACCGCGATGGCCCTGTCCATGCGGCTGAACCGCTCTCCGCAGGAAATGCTCGCCCTGGTCCGGGAGGGCCTCGCGTACGACCACCACCTCGCAGCCACCGGGCGTGCCCTGGCCGACGGCCGGATCGCGGTGCCCGCCGCCCGCGCCGTGGCTGCGAGCCTCGGCGAGCTGCCGTGGCAGATCGCGCAGGCCGTCGAGGACCGGGTCCTCCCGCGCGCCACCGACCGCACCACCGGCCAGGTCCGGCGCGACGTGGCCCGCGCTCTGCTGGAGGTCGACCCCGAGCACGCCGCCGACCGGCACGCCGCGGCCCAGGCATCCCGCATGGTCACCCACCCCCGGGCGCTGCCGGACCAGTTGGCGGAGATGCGGCTGGTCCTGCCCGCCCCGGAGGCCGTGGCGATCGACACCGTGCTCGAGTCGTGCGCCCGCACCGCGCGAGCAGCCGGCGACCCGCGCACCCTGGACCAGCTGCGCGCGGACGGGTTGACGGACCTGCTCCTCGCGTCACCCGCGGGCGCCCTCCCACCGATCGACCGGCCCGACACCCACGCGCCGGGCGGCGCGCCAGCGGGCAGCGCGCCTGGGGGCACCGCCGCCCACGCCGGCGCGTCGGCAGCCACCGCGTCCACCCGCACCGGCGCGTCGGCGCCCACGACGCCCGCCCGCAGCCGCACGACCGGCCCCCGGGACGCCCGGACCCACGTCGTCGTCACCGTGCCGCTGTCGACCTTGCTCGGCCAGGACGAGAAGCCCGCCGATCTCGCGGGGTACGGCGCGATCGACGCCACGGCCGCCCGCGCCCTCGCCCTCGGCGGCACGTGGCAGCGCCTCGTCACCGACGACCTCACGGGTGCCGTCCTGGACGTCGGGCGCACGACCTACCGGCCGCCCGCCGCCCTGGCAGCCCACGTCCGCTACCGCGACTCGACCTGCACCGGCCCCGGCTGCTCGGTCCCCGCGGCGCGCTGCGAGCTGGACCACACGAAACCTTGGCACCCCGAGCCCGCTGCAACGGGCGAGGATCCCGACCCCCCCGGCGCCACCAGCGACCGCAACCTCGGCCCGGTCTGCACGCGCCACCACCACGCCAAGCACGAGCTCGGCCTCACCCTGCGCCAGCGCGAGCCCGGCGTCTTCGACTGGACCGACCCCACCGGCCACGTCTACCGCACCCGACCGGGGCTCGACGCGCCCACGGAGCACCTCACCGCGCCCCGGCGGGTGCGTGAGGCTCGACGGGGTCGGGGCAGGCCGCACCACGGCGGCGCTGTGCGGCCCGGCACCGGGACGACGGACGAAGCGCCCCCTCCCAGCCCATGGTCGACGGACGAGGCGCCGCCCTTCTAG
- the hisG gene encoding ATP phosphoribosyltransferase yields MLRIAVPNKGSLAEPASDMLREAGYRQRRDSRELVLPDADNGVEFFFLRPRDIAVYVGTGTVDVGITGRDLLLDSESPATEHLQLGFARSTFRFATQAGQMNDVREVAGRRVATSYPVLVADYLRGQGVVPSEVVRLDGAVETAIRLGVADVIADVVETGTTLRAAGLDVFGEPILKSEAVLVRRAGVEEPAGLDVLTRRIQGVLTAREYVLMDYDVPTALVEQAVAITPGLESPTVSPLHNRDWSAVRAMVRRSETNRVMDALYDVGARAILVTSIHACRL; encoded by the coding sequence GTGCTGAGGATCGCCGTCCCGAACAAGGGCTCGCTCGCCGAGCCCGCCTCCGACATGCTGCGCGAGGCGGGCTACCGCCAGCGCCGCGACTCCCGCGAGCTCGTCCTGCCCGACGCCGACAACGGCGTCGAGTTCTTCTTCCTGCGCCCCCGCGACATCGCCGTGTACGTCGGCACCGGCACCGTCGACGTCGGCATCACCGGCCGCGACCTGCTGCTCGACTCCGAGTCGCCCGCCACCGAGCACCTGCAGCTCGGGTTCGCCCGGTCGACCTTCCGGTTCGCGACCCAGGCCGGCCAGATGAACGACGTCCGCGAGGTCGCCGGCCGGCGCGTCGCCACGTCGTACCCCGTGCTCGTCGCCGACTACCTGCGCGGCCAGGGCGTCGTGCCCTCCGAGGTCGTCCGGCTGGACGGCGCCGTCGAGACCGCGATCCGGCTCGGTGTCGCCGACGTGATCGCCGACGTCGTCGAGACCGGCACCACCCTGCGCGCGGCCGGCCTCGACGTCTTCGGCGAGCCGATCCTCAAGTCGGAGGCCGTGCTCGTCCGCCGGGCCGGTGTCGAGGAGCCCGCCGGTCTCGACGTGCTCACCCGCCGGATCCAGGGCGTGCTGACCGCCCGCGAGTACGTCCTCATGGACTACGACGTGCCGACCGCGCTCGTCGAGCAGGCCGTCGCGATCACCCCCGGCCTCGAGTCGCCGACCGTCTCGCCCCTGCACAACCGTGACTGGTCCGCCGTCCGCGCCATGGTGCGGCGCTCCGAGACCAACCGCGTCATGGACGCGCTGTACGACGTCGGCGCGCGGGCCATCCTCGTGACGTCGATCCACGCCTGCCGGCTCTGA
- the ribB gene encoding 3,4-dihydroxy-2-butanone-4-phosphate synthase, whose product MTAVEPIVLGTVEEALAELRAGRPVLVADSEDRENEADVILAAALATPEWVAWTIRHSSGYLCAPMTGARADALDLPLMVPQSQDPRRTAYTVTVDAAHGVATGISAADRTRTLHVLADPASGTEDLIRPGHVLPLRAVPGGVLHRAGHTEAAVDLCRLAGVEPVAAIAELVHDDGTMMRLPATAALAREHGLVVLTIADLIAWRTAHDDLPAEPAPGAEAAATAPGRRVHRAHSAVLPTRHGDFRVHAYRDLRTGADHLALVAAQGLADQPVVRVHSECLTGDAFGSSRCDCGPQLDAALDLAAREGGAVVYLRGHEGRGIGLLAKIGAYALQDQGRDTVEANIDLGWPADRREYGAAAAILADLGAGRITLLTNNPAKVAGLTAHGIEVADVRGLEVGRTAHNEAYLRTKARAMGHLLPGLDAHPSTPTTPTGPTPSGPATTSRTEDAR is encoded by the coding sequence GTGACCGCCGTCGAGCCGATCGTGCTCGGCACCGTCGAGGAGGCCCTCGCCGAGCTCCGCGCAGGGCGCCCGGTGCTCGTCGCCGACTCCGAGGACCGCGAGAACGAGGCCGACGTCATCCTGGCCGCCGCGCTCGCCACCCCGGAGTGGGTCGCCTGGACCATCCGGCACTCGTCGGGCTACCTGTGCGCGCCCATGACCGGCGCCCGGGCGGACGCCCTCGACCTGCCGCTGATGGTCCCGCAGAGCCAGGACCCCCGGCGGACCGCGTACACGGTGACCGTCGACGCGGCGCACGGCGTGGCGACCGGCATCTCCGCGGCCGACCGCACCCGCACCCTGCACGTCCTCGCGGACCCCGCGTCGGGCACCGAGGACCTCATCCGTCCCGGGCACGTCCTGCCCCTGCGGGCCGTGCCGGGCGGCGTGCTGCACCGCGCCGGGCACACCGAGGCCGCCGTCGACCTGTGCCGCCTCGCCGGGGTCGAGCCGGTCGCCGCGATCGCCGAGCTCGTGCACGACGACGGCACGATGATGCGGCTGCCCGCCACCGCGGCGCTGGCGCGCGAGCACGGCCTGGTCGTGCTCACCATCGCCGACCTGATCGCGTGGCGGACGGCGCACGACGACCTGCCCGCCGAGCCCGCGCCGGGTGCCGAGGCGGCCGCGACCGCGCCGGGGCGCCGGGTGCACCGCGCGCACAGCGCCGTCCTGCCGACCCGGCACGGCGACTTCCGGGTGCACGCCTACCGCGACCTGCGGACCGGCGCCGACCACCTCGCGCTGGTCGCCGCGCAGGGCCTCGCCGACCAGCCCGTGGTGCGGGTGCACTCCGAGTGCCTCACCGGCGACGCGTTCGGCTCCTCCCGCTGCGACTGCGGCCCGCAGCTCGACGCCGCGCTGGACCTGGCGGCGCGCGAGGGCGGCGCGGTCGTCTACCTGCGCGGGCACGAGGGCCGGGGGATCGGCCTGCTCGCGAAGATCGGCGCCTACGCCCTGCAGGACCAGGGCCGGGACACCGTCGAGGCGAACATCGACCTCGGCTGGCCCGCCGACCGGCGCGAGTACGGCGCCGCCGCCGCGATCCTCGCGGACCTCGGCGCCGGGCGGATCACCCTGCTCACCAACAACCCGGCCAAGGTCGCCGGGCTCACGGCCCACGGCATCGAGGTCGCCGACGTGCGCGGCCTCGAGGTCGGGCGGACCGCGCACAACGAGGCCTACCTGCGCACCAAGGCGCGGGCGATGGGGCACCTGCTGCCCGGCCTCGACGCGCACCCCAGCACACCCACCACCCCCACGGGCCCCACCCCCTCGGGCCCGGCCACCACGTCTCGCACGGAGGACGCACGATGA
- a CDS encoding riboflavin synthase, with protein sequence MFTGIVEEVGTVVQLDLAPGGTGGAGGDAAGDDRDARLVLRGPLVTSDARHGDSIAVSGVCLTVTDLPGDGTFAVDVMPESLRRTALADLAPGSPVNLERAVRADARLGGHVVQGHVDGVGTVRRRTPGPRWDEVEIALDAALARYVAEKGSVAVAGVSLTVTAVGPDWFGVSLIPTTLTETTLGDAAVGTRVNLEVDVLAKYVERLLSARAVAGVAR encoded by the coding sequence ATGTTCACCGGCATCGTCGAGGAGGTCGGCACCGTGGTGCAGCTGGACCTGGCCCCGGGCGGGACGGGCGGGGCGGGCGGTGACGCCGCCGGGGACGACCGCGACGCGCGGCTCGTGCTGCGCGGCCCGCTCGTCACCTCGGACGCCCGGCACGGCGACTCGATCGCGGTGTCCGGGGTCTGCCTCACCGTCACCGACCTGCCGGGCGACGGCACCTTCGCGGTGGACGTCATGCCGGAGTCGCTGCGGCGCACCGCGCTCGCCGACCTGGCGCCCGGCTCGCCGGTCAACCTGGAGCGCGCCGTGCGCGCCGACGCGCGCCTCGGCGGCCACGTCGTGCAGGGCCACGTCGACGGCGTCGGCACCGTCCGGCGCCGCACGCCGGGCCCGCGGTGGGACGAGGTGGAGATCGCGCTCGACGCGGCGCTCGCCCGGTACGTCGCCGAGAAGGGATCCGTCGCGGTCGCCGGGGTGTCGCTCACCGTGACCGCGGTCGGGCCGGACTGGTTCGGGGTGTCGCTCATCCCGACCACGCTCACCGAGACGACCCTCGGGGACGCCGCCGTCGGGACCCGGGTGAACCTCGAGGTCGACGTCCTGGCCAAGTACGTCGAGCGGCTGCTGTCCGCCCGCGCGGTCGCGGGGGTGGCGCGGTGA
- a CDS encoding DUF3866 family protein: MITWRSGTVEQVGRSWPGAQELTVVVADGVSGPDPVTVRALAYPALVGDLRVGDTVLLNVSALARGLGTGGYALVVAPGSPDRLPADPPAGPGHLVKARYTPLQAMVLGVDDQESPHHDVLRDADDLAGLPVVVADLHSALPAVVAGVRYADALLSRPGAGVPPLRVAYVMTDGGALPAWFSMAVAGLRDAGWIEACLTAGQAFGGDHEAVTLHTALLAARHVVGADVVVVAQGPGNLGTGTRWGFSGVAAGEAVNAAAVLGGRPVASLRVSGADARERHLGVSHHSLTAYGRVALAPADVVVPVFEPAATPGAGDAGSGDGAEPGLRVPDPQEHLDAHLAAVGRRVAHQARSLGEPAGRHRLVEVAAGADLLTALGGSPVRLSTMGRGLAQDPAAFLAAAAAGAHAARLARGA, encoded by the coding sequence GTGATCACATGGCGCTCGGGCACGGTGGAGCAGGTCGGTCGGTCGTGGCCCGGGGCCCAGGAGCTGACGGTCGTCGTCGCCGACGGCGTGTCCGGGCCCGACCCCGTGACCGTGCGGGCGCTGGCCTACCCCGCCCTCGTCGGAGACCTGCGCGTCGGCGACACCGTGCTGCTCAACGTGTCCGCGCTCGCGCGCGGGCTGGGGACCGGTGGCTACGCCCTCGTCGTCGCCCCCGGGTCCCCCGACCGGCTGCCCGCCGACCCGCCCGCGGGCCCGGGTCACCTGGTCAAGGCGCGATACACCCCGCTCCAGGCGATGGTGCTCGGGGTCGACGACCAGGAGTCGCCGCACCACGACGTCCTGCGCGACGCCGACGACCTCGCGGGGCTGCCCGTCGTCGTCGCCGACCTGCACTCCGCCCTGCCGGCCGTCGTCGCGGGCGTCCGGTACGCCGACGCGCTGCTGTCCCGGCCGGGCGCGGGCGTGCCGCCGCTGCGCGTCGCCTACGTGATGACCGACGGCGGCGCCCTGCCCGCCTGGTTCTCCATGGCCGTCGCCGGGCTGCGCGACGCCGGGTGGATCGAGGCGTGCCTCACCGCCGGGCAGGCGTTCGGGGGTGACCACGAGGCCGTCACCCTGCACACCGCCCTGCTCGCCGCGCGGCACGTCGTCGGCGCGGACGTGGTCGTCGTCGCGCAGGGGCCCGGCAACCTCGGCACCGGCACGCGGTGGGGCTTCTCGGGCGTCGCCGCCGGGGAGGCCGTCAACGCGGCGGCCGTGCTCGGCGGCCGGCCCGTGGCGTCCCTGCGCGTGTCCGGGGCCGACGCGCGGGAGCGGCACCTCGGCGTGTCGCACCACTCGCTGACGGCCTACGGGCGGGTGGCGCTGGCGCCGGCGGACGTGGTCGTGCCGGTGTTCGAGCCGGCGGCGACCCCCGGTGCCGGCGACGCGGGGTCCGGCGACGGCGCGGAGCCCGGCCTGCGGGTGCCCGACCCCCAGGAGCACCTCGACGCCCATCTCGCGGCCGTCGGGCGGCGCGTGGCCCATCAGGCCCGGTCGCTCGGCGAGCCCGCCGGCCGGCACCGGCTCGTGGAGGTCGCGGCGGGCGCCGACCTGCTCACCGCGCTCGGCGGGTCGCCGGTCCGGCTGTCGACGATGGGCCGGGGGCTGGCGCAGGACCCGGCGGCGTTCCTCGCGGCCGCCGCTGCCGGCGCGCACGCGGCGCGGCTGGCGCGGGGGGCCTGA
- the pnuC gene encoding nicotinamide riboside transporter PnuC, with product MNVLGWLFDAQLVVAGHPVLWREVIGNLFGLASALGGLRRKVWAWPVGIVGNVLLFTVFLGGVFHTPQARDLYGQAGRQVFFVAVAVYGWVRWSQARRVAREHGDPDAPAVVPRWAGRSGWIQLGVVGVVGTVVCALVFQALGSWGPWADAWIFVGSLLATYGMARGWIEFWLIWIAVDAVGVPLLLSAGYYPSAFLYLVYAGVVISGFVVWWRARRESEPQQVTAAAGVEG from the coding sequence GTGAACGTCCTCGGCTGGCTGTTCGACGCCCAGCTCGTCGTCGCCGGGCACCCCGTCCTGTGGCGGGAGGTGATCGGCAACCTGTTCGGCCTCGCGTCCGCGCTCGGCGGTCTGCGCCGCAAGGTGTGGGCCTGGCCGGTGGGCATCGTCGGCAACGTGCTGCTGTTCACCGTGTTCCTCGGCGGCGTGTTCCACACCCCGCAGGCCCGCGACCTCTACGGCCAGGCCGGCCGGCAGGTGTTCTTCGTCGCCGTCGCGGTCTACGGCTGGGTGCGCTGGTCGCAGGCCCGGCGCGTCGCCCGCGAGCACGGCGACCCCGACGCGCCGGCCGTGGTGCCCCGGTGGGCGGGGCGGTCGGGCTGGATCCAGCTCGGGGTCGTCGGCGTCGTCGGGACCGTCGTGTGCGCCCTGGTCTTCCAGGCCCTCGGGTCGTGGGGTCCGTGGGCGGACGCGTGGATCTTCGTCGGCTCGCTGCTCGCGACCTACGGCATGGCACGCGGCTGGATCGAGTTCTGGCTCATCTGGATCGCCGTCGACGCCGTCGGGGTGCCCCTGCTGCTCAGCGCGGGCTACTACCCGTCGGCCTTCCTGTACCTCGTGTACGCGGGCGTCGTGATCTCGGGCTTCGTCGTGTGGTGGCGTGCCCGGCGCGAGTCCGAGCCGCAGCAGGTCACGGCGGCGGCGGGGGTCGAGGGGTGA
- a CDS encoding PH domain-containing protein — protein sequence MFRPRAARVVTGSLAVVVALATALLIVLLATTGVEGWSTADLSGIALVGLAIVGFLWRQATVSATPTAEGLRVRNLASTRTVAWGEIVWVRFGEGRPWVQLDLDDGDTLAVMGVQRSDGDRARREAKRLATLVAARQRSGRGD from the coding sequence GTGTTCCGTCCGCGCGCCGCGCGCGTGGTGACCGGCTCGCTGGCCGTCGTCGTCGCCCTGGCGACCGCCCTGCTCATCGTGCTGCTCGCCACCACCGGCGTCGAGGGCTGGTCCACGGCCGACCTCAGCGGGATCGCGCTCGTCGGTCTGGCGATCGTCGGGTTCCTGTGGCGGCAGGCCACCGTCTCCGCCACGCCCACCGCGGAGGGGCTGCGGGTGCGGAACCTCGCGAGCACCCGGACCGTCGCCTGGGGCGAGATCGTCTGGGTGCGGTTCGGCGAGGGCAGGCCGTGGGTCCAGCTGGACCTCGACGACGGCGACACCCTCGCGGTGATGGGCGTACAGCGTTCCGACGGCGACCGGGCCCGGCGCGAGGCGAAGCGGCTCGCGACGCTGGTGGCGGCGCGGCAGCGGAGCGGGCGGGGCGACTAG
- the ribD gene encoding bifunctional diaminohydroxyphosphoribosylaminopyrimidine deaminase/5-amino-6-(5-phosphoribosylamino)uracil reductase RibD encodes MLRALDLARRGPAHGPNPRVGCVLLAPGARLLGEGWHRGAGTPHAEVAALADARARGHDVRGATAVVTLEPCDHVGRTGPCSVALLEAGVARVVVAVPDPNPAAAGGAARLRAAGVEVVLGVEEAAGRDLLGPWLRAVERGRPHVTLKLAASLDGRVAAADGSSRWITSPEARSHAHALRAEVDALVVGTGTALADDPALTARAADGTLAGHQPLRVVVGERDLPAGGRLAGPGGEVLHLRTREPRAALAALHDREVRRVLVEGGPTLAAAFLRAGVVDEVHAYVAPVLLGAGRTAVADLGIGTIGDALRLRTREVRPLGPDVLVVADVEEEER; translated from the coding sequence ATGCTGCGCGCCCTCGACCTGGCCCGTCGCGGGCCCGCGCACGGGCCGAACCCGCGCGTCGGCTGCGTGCTGCTCGCGCCCGGTGCCCGCCTCCTGGGCGAGGGCTGGCACCGCGGCGCGGGGACCCCGCACGCCGAGGTCGCCGCGCTCGCCGACGCCCGGGCTCGCGGGCACGACGTCCGCGGCGCCACGGCCGTCGTGACGCTCGAGCCCTGCGACCACGTCGGCCGCACCGGACCGTGCTCCGTCGCGCTGCTGGAGGCCGGCGTCGCGCGCGTCGTCGTCGCCGTCCCGGACCCCAACCCGGCCGCCGCCGGCGGAGCCGCGCGGCTGCGCGCCGCCGGCGTCGAGGTGGTGCTCGGCGTCGAGGAGGCCGCCGGCCGGGACCTGCTCGGCCCGTGGCTGCGCGCCGTCGAGCGGGGGCGCCCGCACGTGACGCTCAAGCTCGCCGCCTCGCTCGACGGCCGCGTCGCCGCCGCGGACGGGTCGAGCCGCTGGATCACCTCGCCCGAGGCCCGCTCGCACGCGCACGCCCTGCGCGCCGAGGTGGACGCCCTGGTCGTCGGCACCGGCACCGCGCTGGCGGACGACCCCGCGCTCACCGCGCGCGCCGCCGACGGGACCCTCGCCGGGCACCAGCCGCTGCGGGTCGTCGTCGGCGAGCGGGACCTGCCGGCCGGCGGGCGGCTCGCCGGCCCGGGCGGCGAGGTGCTGCACCTGCGGACCCGCGAGCCGCGCGCGGCGCTGGCCGCGCTGCACGACCGCGAGGTCCGCCGGGTGCTCGTCGAGGGCGGGCCCACGCTCGCCGCGGCGTTCCTGCGCGCCGGCGTCGTGGACGAGGTGCACGCGTACGTGGCCCCGGTGCTGCTGGGCGCGGGGCGGACCGCGGTGGCCGACCTGGGCATCGGGACGATCGGGGACGCGCTGCGGCTGCGGACCCGCGAGGTGCGACCGCTGGGGCCCGACGTGCTCGTCGTGGCCGACGTCGAGGAGGAGGAGCGCTGA